The Bacteroidota bacterium genome segment ACCGCCTTCCTCTTTCTCGATGTCGGCGATTAGGTCATGCTCGGTGTACGTCGGCATAGTCGGTTAGCGCTAAGAGCAGGTCGTGTGGGAAACTTGCCTCTCGGAACGATGGTATGCTGCGCGCTCCAAAGGGTTGCCCGGCCCCTGTTAAGTTCTCCTCAAGCCGCGCGCTGCGGCGGGGAAGGGCACGAAGCGTGGAACTTCAGACGTATCCTGTAGGGTCCCCGCGCCGGCGGACACCTCCCGACTCAGCACCAGCCTGATCTTGCGATGGAAGGCATCACGATCACCGACTCCGCCGCCAGCCGGCTCCACGAGATCGCCGAGCGCGAGGGCGTCGGCGGTGAGCAGTTCCTCCGCGTCGCCGTCGTCTCGGGCGGCTGCTCGGGGCTGACCTACGACCTCGGCTGGGACACGACCTTTGGCGAGACCGACCAGGTCGTCGGCGAGGAGCCGCTGCGGGTGGTGATGGACCGCAAGAGCTTCCTCTACCTCGACGGCACGACGCTCGACTTCTCGGACGGGCTGGAGGGCCAGGGCTTCCACTTCCACAACCCGCAGGCGTCCCGCACCTGCGCCTGCGGCGAGTCGTTCTCGCTGTAGCATGGGCGGGAGCGTCCTTCCGTCTGGCATCCTCGCGCCGAACCTCACACCGTTCGAGGACGACGGGCGCATTGCCGAGGCGCTGTACGTCGCGCACGCGGAGCATCTGCTGGCGCAAGGGTGCGCGGGACTGATCCCGTTCGGGACGACGGGCGAGGCGGCGTCAGTGGGGCTGGAGGAGCGGATGCGTGTGCTCGACCGGCTCGTGGCGGCCGGCGTTCCCGCGAGCAGACTGATCCCGGGCACCGGGCTGACGAGTCTGCCCGATACGGTCTACCTCACCCGGCACGCGGCGGAGCTAGGCTGTGCCGGCGTGCTCGTGCTGCCGCCGTTCTACTTCAAGTCGGTCTCGGACGAGGGCCTGTTTGCCTACTTCGCTCGGCTCGTCGAAACGGTCGGTCACCCAGCGCTGCGTGTGGTGCTCTACCACATCCCGCAGGTGGCGGGCGTCGGGCTGTCGGTCCCGCTCGTCCGGCGGCTGCGCGAAGCGTTTCCCGAAACGGTCGTCGGGATCAAAGACTCGTCGGGTGACGGGGCGAACACCTCGGCCCTCCTGGAGATCGGCGGGCTGACGGTCTATCCCGGCACCGAGTTGCTGCTGCCGCAAGCCCTTGCAGTGGGCAGCCCCGGTTGCATCACGGCAACAGCCAACGTCAACGCGCCCGCGCTCGTCCGCCTGGCTCGTCTGGTCCACGACGATCCCGGAGCAGCGGACACCGCGTTCGAAGACGTGCGGCGGGTCCGCCTCGCCGTCCAGGCGTACCCGCCGATTCCAGCGATGAAGGCGCTGCTTGCCCGGCGCACGGGCGACGCCCGCTGGCGGAACGTGCGCCCGCCGTTGGAGCCGCTCGCCCAGGTCCAGGAAGAGGCCCTCGCCGAGCGTATCGGCGAGGGCTGACCTGCAAGTGGCTCGGGGATTCAGCGGAGCACCGTCACCCGAGACGTAAGGGTCTCGTCCCCGGCCCGGAGCCGGACCAGGTAGACCCCGCTCGGCAGCAGGCGCCCCGCGCCGTCGCGTCCGTCCCACCCCAGCGTGTGTGACCCGGCGGCGAGCGCTCCGGCCTCCAGCGACCGAACGCGGCGGCCCTGCACGTCGAACACCTCGACCGACGCATCGCGCGCATCGGGGAGCGTAAACGACAGGCGCGTACCGGAGCGGCCGAGAGGATTCGGTGCCGCAGTGAAGGCGAGCGCGCCGTCCTGAGTCCCAGGCTCGCTCGCCACCGGCTCGGCGGGCTTGAGGAGGAAACCGAAGTTCTCGGGCCGCCCCTCGCTGTCGAAAAACCCCGCGCGCTGCCCGACGCCGACGATCCATCCGAGGTTGTTGATCCCGACGGCGCGCTGGAATGTCCACCCGTCGGCCGAGTCGTCGACGAGGTCACGGAGCAAAAAGAGCGTTTCGTCGATCCACACCGAGGCCTGGATGCGGTTCGGATCATTGAGGTCATTGCACTGCCCGACGACCCACGCGGCCTCGTTGAAGTCCTCGGCTGTGCATCCGAGGATACCGTCCGGATTGGTGTAGCGCCGCGCGGTGCCGTCGGGCTCCCAGATGACCGGGGTGAGTTCGTCACCTGGCCCGAACCGCTCGCCCATGATCTGCCCTTTCTCGTTGATCTCCTTGGCCTCGGAGAAGGTGTCGCCGGGGGAGACCACGCCGAGGTCCTCGATGGTGTACGTCCCGTCGCCGTTGGGGAGCCAGCGCACGGCGCGGATAATGTCGTCGCCCTCGGCGGGGACCGCCGCCCCGGCGATGACCCCGGCGTTGTTGATCCCGACGGCCCGGCTGAACCCGCCGCCGATCGTCCCGAGGTCGGTGACGGCGTAAGTGCCCTCGCTGCTCGGCGTCCATACGACCGCGTGGTAGGCGTTGAATGAGCCCCCCTCCCACGCCGGGTCGTCGGTACGCGCGTTGCCGACGACGAGGCCGGCGTCGTTGAGGTCGAAGCTCGACGAGACGAGGTCGAAGCCCTCCTGGAGCGGGAGCCCAGGCATCCCGACGGGCTCGCCGCCGTCGGCGCGGAAGAACGCGCGGAACTCGCCGTTGAAGCCGTCGCCGGCCTCGGCGGCCACGCCGGCTACGTCGCCCGCCGCGTTGATGTCGGCCACGCCGGCACTGCTCGGCCCGAGCGAGCCTTGCCAGATGATCTGGCCGTCCTGCCAGAGGTAGGCCTCGGAGGGGTCGAGGGGCCCGTCGGCGTCGAAGAGCGCAATCGATCCGCCGACCAAGCCGTCGTCGGTGACGACGTTGGCGTTGCCGCCTGCGTCGTTGTCGGTGACCAGGGTAAGCGAGTACGTCGGTGCGTCCTGCGCGGCGGTTGCGTCCTGCGCGGCGGTGGGGAGCGCGAGCGCCGCAACGAGCGCAGCGAGCGTAGCGAGTCGGAGCATGGTGCAGACCGGATAGCTGGGGACGTTGTGCCTGCGGAAGCGAGCAGGCTCCGCAAGAAAGCCTGCGGCCCGATGCGAGGCCCTGAGAGCGGGCTGAGGAAGCCCCAAGGCTTCGCCGAGGCGCAGCTACCGGGCGTCGGGAAGCGTCGCGGCGGCGAGGTCTACCTCGCGCTCACCGATCCGCGAGACGACGGCGGACGTTCCCTCCGGCGAAAGGGCGAGGGTGAAGACGACACCCCCGCGCGGCAGCACGACGAGCGGGCGCTCCGGCGACGCGCTAGACTCCAGCGTCTCGTGGCTCCAACCAGGCCGGCGGTGCGCAAAGACGACCCCATCCGCTGCTGGTGCCCAGTTATAGACGTACCGTGGGTCGAGGTCCGGGAGGAGGACCTCGTCCTCGCCGTCTTCGCCCGTCCGCTGCCACAGCCCCGGGCGGCCGGGCCGCATCGTGTAGAGCTGCCCGCCCGTCGGCGACGGCTGGGGTGTCTTTGCTCCGCTAAAGGTCAACTGCGTACCCTCGCCCCCTCCGGCGGGGAGGCGCCACACCTCCGTCTGGCCGGAGCGGTCGGAGGCGACGTAGAGCCATGCCCCGTCGGCGGACCAGGCGGGCTCGGCCTCGTTCCACCCCGGCGAGGCCAGGCGGCGAGGCGGTTCGCCGAGCCCGTCGATCACGTACACGTCGGCGTCGGCACCGCCTCGCGTGGCAAACGCGAGCCGCGTTCCGTCCGGCGACCACCGCGCAGCGCCCACGACGCCGGGGAGGTCGGTGACCGCGCGGGGGCGGGAGCCGTCGCGCTCGGCGACCCAGACCTGCGGCGTGCCGGAGCGCTCGGAGACGAACGCCACGCGGCGGCCGTCCGGCGAGATCTGCGGGTGCGCGTCAAAGGCCGTCGACGGCGCGAACGGGACGAGGTCGGCGAGGCTGTCGGGTCCTGGCGGGCGCGCGAGGTCGAGCGCGAACAGGTCGGCCTCGACGCGCCACCGCTCGAAGACGAGGCGGCCGCCGGCCACGTCGGGAAAGACGCCGGGGTCTTCCACCGCAAGCAGTGCCGGGTCGGCCGTGCCGTCGGTCGTAGCGAGCCGCCAGAGGCTGGAGCGGCTGGCTTGGGCGAGCGCGTAGACGGCCCCGCCCGCCGAGAGCCAGTCGTGCCCGGCCATCATCTGCGTTCCCGTCGCCAGCGGCGTCACGGAGCCCGTTTCGAGGTCGAGGACCGAGAGGGTAACGGACTGCGCCCCGGCAGCCCGGAGGAAGAGGACGCGGCGGCCATCGGGCGAGGCGCGGGGCGTGTCGTCCACAGCGCCCGGCGGGCGGTCGTAGTCGAGCGCGCGCGTCTCGCCGCTGGCTAGGTCGACGAGCGAGAGCCCCAGCGCCGTCCCCGCTTCGTCGCCGCCGACGAGGAGGGCGCGGCCGTCGGCTGTCCAGTCGAGCGTGCGCGCGGCACCTCCGGGGCACGGGGCGACGACGCGCGGGGGCCCCCCGAAGGCGGGCACGACAGCGAGCACGCACGGGTCGCGCGCCCAGCGCGACGGGTCCCGGATCCAGTCGATGTAGGCGATCTGCGCCCCATCTGGGCTCCAGCGGGGCGACTCAGCGAGGTCGTCGGCCGTCACGAGCCGGAGCGGCTCGCCGCCCGCACCGGGCTCGCGGACGGGAAGGACGACGAGGTCGCCGGTCCGGGCGGTGCCGCTCACGTAGGCGACCCACGCGCCGTCGGGGGAGAGGGTCGGGCTGCGCTCGAACCCCGGCGTGCTCGTCAGCGGAGGCGCGGGCAGCACCGGAGCGGCCTCGCCGGAAGACGGACGGGCGAATCCTCCCGCGAACCAGCTGTAGGCCAGGACCGCGAGGACGGCTGCGGCCGCGAAGACGACGCCCGGGCGCACCGTCCGCGGCCTCTCGTGCGAAGGGTCCGGAACCGCGGCTGCCGATGCGTCTGGAGGAGCAGGCGGCTCGGCCGGCAGCCAGGCGACGGGGGCGAGCAGGCGGTAGCCGACCCGGGGCACGGTCCCGATGACCGTCGGGGCGCGAGCGTCGTCACCGAAGGCTTTGCGGAGTTCGGAGACGCAGCGCGTCAGCGTCTCGTCGCCGACGACGGTGTCCGGCCACCCCTCGTCGAGCAGTTCGCGCCGCGAGACGGCGGTCCCGGCGCGGCGGGCGAGGTGGCAGAGGACGCCCATCACTTTCGGTTCGAGCGTGCGGGCTTCGGTGCCTCGCCGGACCTCGAGGAGAGGCGGGTGCACCTCGCGCCCCGCCACGCAGAACGGAGGGGTAGAGAGCAGGCGGTCGTCGGAAGCCATCGCGGAGAGCGGCAAGAAGGAGGGAAGATAGCCTGAGGAAGTACCGACTGCGCGGGCCACACGTCGGCGTGTAGCGAGTCCGCGAGCATGACCTCACAGAACCATCAGGCTCCCATCACTGCGCCGCTGGCGCGCTCCGGTAGCTTAGAGTGCCCGACAAAACCTATTGTTGCCATTGCGAGCAATTCCCTCGACCGCGCTCAGGACAGGCTCCGGGAGCGCGGCAACCTCCTGAGCGAGGTGGCGTCCTAAGGAAATTGCTTCGTCGCTACGCTCCGCACAATGACAGCCTGGGTAGGTTTTGCCAGAGCGTCTTGGTCGAATCGGAGGCTCGCAAAACCGGAGCCTGAGCGAGACGGCCCGCACACGTTCCCGCGTGCTTGCCATCGCGCCGTCATGCTCGGAGCCATCAAGCACAGACCCTTCCTGACCAACCTCCTGGCGTTATGAAACCGTTCGTGTCCATCGTCGCTCTGTGCTTTGCCCTGAGCGCGAGCGCCCAGGTCGCGCCGCTCTACACCTTCGCCTCGCCTGACGAGCAGCAGGAGAGCCTCTTCGGCAGCGCCCTCGCCGCCGTCGGCGACCTCGACGGCGACGGCGTCCCCGACGTTGCGGTCTCGGCCCCGGACGAGGACGCGGGTCCAGCCGGCGACGCCGTCGTGGATGGCGGTCAGCTCCACGTCTTCAGCGGAGCCACGGGCCTGCTGCTCCGCACGTTCGTCTCCCCGAACCGCGAGACGGACGCCTTCTTCGGCGAGGGCCTCCTGCCTGCCGGGGACCGCGACGGCGACGGCACGCCGGATGTCTACGTGAGCGCCTCGCGCGAGACCGTCGACGGGGCTGGCGGGGCGGGCCGCGTCTACCTTCTCAGCGGCGCTGACGGGACCGAACTCGCCGCGTTCGCCTCGCCCGATCCGCAACCCGAGGGCAACTTCGGCTTCAACCTCGCCCGCCTCGGCGACCTCACCGGCGACGGGGTCGGCGAGGTCGGGGTGAGCGCGAACGGGGAAAGAGTGAACGGGCTTCCCCGAGCCGGGCGGTTTCACATATTTGACGGCGCTACCGACGCCCTCGTCCGCACCGTCGCCGCGCCCGATCCCGAGGTAGAGGCGGGGTTCGGGTACACCCTCGACGACGCAGGCGACCTCGACGGCGACGGCACTTCCGACATCGTGACCGGTGCCCCGTTCCGCACCGGCCCGACAGGTCTCGACCTCGCGGGCCGCCTCTACTTCGTCAGTGGGGCCGACGGCTCGGCGATTCGCAACGTTCGGTCGCCCAACGAGACCGCGCTCGGCGGGTTCGGCCGCTACGTGGCCGGGCTGGGCGACGTCACGGGCGACGGCGTGCCGGACGTGGCGACGGGTGCCAACGGCGAACCCGAGCAGGGTTCGTTCGCCGGGCGGGCCTACGTGGTCTCTGGTGCCACGGGAGAGGCCGCCGTGACCCTCATCTCGCCCGACGAGCAGACCATCGGGTTCTTCGGCGAACTCGTCGAAGCCGCCCCCGACCTCGACGGCGACGGCCTGGCGGACCTCATCGTGAGCGCCCGCGCCGAGGACGAGAATGCAGCCCCGCAGGTGTTCATCGGCCGCGTATACGTGTTCTCCTCGGACGGCACGCTCCTCCAGACGCTCGAACCGCCCATGCCGGACCCCGACGGCGTCCAATACTTCGGCTACGGGATCGCCGCCCTCGGCGACCTCGACGGGGACGGAGGGATCGAGGTCGGCGTCGGAGCGTGGGGCGAGAACCCGCCGGGGAGCCCGCCGTTTGCGGGCCGGGCCTACGTCTTCCCCGTGGATCGCACGACCTCGGCGGTGACGCCGTCGCGGGTGCCCAGCCCCCTCACTCTCCGCACGGTGCCGAACCCGGCGCGCTCGTCGGCGACCGTCGCGTTCGGCCTCTCCGAACCGGGGCCAGTCCGCCTCGTCCTCTTTGACGCAGTGGGTCGCCGCGTCGCTGTCCTGGCGGAGGGGCAGCGAGGGCCAGGGTCCCACGTCGTTCAGGCTTCGCTGTCAAGCCTCCCGGCCGGAGTTTACGTTCTCCGCCTTACCGCTGGCAGCCGCGCCGCGACGCACCGCCTCATCGTCATTCCGTAGCTGCGCTACTCGGCGCGAGGCTGCGGGCGACCGCCTCGGCACCGGCGAGGCCGCTCAGGAATGCGCCCTCGACGCGGGAGCCGTGGCACCAGTCGCCGCACGCGCCTAGGCGCTGCGCCTCGTCCCACAGGCAGCCGTCCTCCAGCGGCTCGTCTGCCTGCGCGTAGCGCCACCGGTGGGCCTGCGCGAACGTCGGGGCGACCGGGCGGAGCCCCGTCGCGGCGAAGAACCCACTGAGGAGAGCCTCGACGACGGCGTCAGGCTCGTCCTCGATGTGCGTCTCGGTCCAGGCCGGTGCGCCGTGGAAGACCCAGCTTTCGAGCGCGGGCCGCCCCGGCTTGCTGCTGTTGCGGGCCGCCCACGAGAGCGGGGCGTCGTGGACGAAGAGCCCGTCGGCCTCGACCGGCAGCGGGGCGTCGAACGTCGCCATCGCAGCCCAGGTCGGTTCCATCGTGACCGACGCAGCGCGCCGGGCGAGGTCCGGAGCGGCGGCGAGGAGCGGTGCGGCCTGGGGCGGCGGCACGGTTACGAGCACCGCGTCGAAGGTGCCGAGGTCCGCGCCATCGTCGGCGACGAGGGACCAGCGGGCGCCGCTCGGCTCGGCGGCCTCGACCCGGACGCGGCAGCGCACGTCGAGGCCGTCGGCGAGGTGCCTCGGGACCGCGCTCATGCGCGGCACGCCGACGTAGCGCTCCGGCCCGTCGCCCTTGGGGGTCACCGCCCCGCCCTCGGCGACGCCGATCCGTCCGTCCCACCGCTGCACGATGCCAGCCTCAGTCCAGGACGCCACGCGGCGGCGGAAGCGCTCGTCGCGCACGGTGAAGTACTGCGCGCCGTGGTCGAACGTGGTCTCGGCCTGCCGGCGCGTCGACATGCGCCCGCCCGGCCCGCGCCCCTTGTCGAAGACGGCCACGGCGTGACCCGCTTCGGCGAGGGCCTGGCCCGCGGTCAGCCCGCTCAGCCCGGCACCGATTATGGCGACCGAGTATTCAGACGATGAAGGGGAGGGGCGGTGCATGGCGCTCGGGATGTGCAGGCAGAGCGAGGGGCGTGCGAAGATCGCGCAAACCATGACGGGTACAGGACGCACCTCAGAACCAGCGCCCCAAGCCCTCGTTCCACTTTCAGAGGAGATTGAAACTACACTAACCAGCAACGCCGCACAATCATGCCTCCAACCATTCCCTCCCAGGCGGAGGACGTATCCGTGGTCACCACTGACGTGCTCATCATCGGGGCCGGGGCCGCTGGCCTCCGCGCCGCCATCGAGCTGCACGAAGCTGGGCGTGACGTACTCGCCATCGGCAAGCGCAAGCACGGGGACGCACACACCGTCTGGGCCGCAGGCGGAATCAACGCTGCTCTCGGCAGTCTCGATCCCGAAGACCGCTGGGACATCCACGCGGCCGACACCCTCAACGAGGGACACCACGTCAACAACGCGCAGGCCGTCGAATTGCTCGCCCGACACGCGCCCGAGCGCGTCCGCGAACTCGACCGTTGGGGTGCCGACTTCTCGAAGACCGAGGAGGGCGAGATCAACCAACGCTACTTCGGCGCGCAGTCGTTCCGCCGGACCTGCTTCAAGGGTGATATCACCGGCCGCGCGATCCTCGAAGCGCTCGTCGCCCAGGCCAAGCGTCTGGAGATTCCGTACCGGCAGGACACCTTCATCACCGAGATTCTGGTGGACGACGGGCGCGCCGTCGGTGCCATCGGCTACGACATGAACACGGGCGACGTGCTCGTCTTCCACGCCAACGCCGTCATCCTCGCCGCCGGGGGCCACACCTCGGTCTACGTTCGGTCGTCGTCGCGGTCGGACGAGAACACGGGCGACGCGCAGACGCTGGCCTACAACGCCGGTGCCGTGCTGCGCGACATGGAGTTCGTGCAGTTCCACCCGACGGGCAAGCTCTGGCCCGAGGACCAGCGCGGCGAACTCGTCACCGAGGCCGTGCGCGGCGAAGGGGGACGGCTGTTCAACTCCGAGCGCGAGCGCTTCATGGAGCGCTACTCGCCCAAGCAGATGGAACTCGACGCGCGCGACGTGGTCGCCCGCGCAGGCTACGCCGAGATCCAGGCCGGGCGCGGCACGCCGAACGGCGGCGTCTGGCTCGACATCTCCCACCGCGACTCGGACTACGTCCGAGACCGGCTGCCCCGCATGGTCCAGGAGTTCGCCGACGTGGGCGTGGACATCACCGAGGAGCCGATGGAGGTCGCCCCGACGGCGCACTACGCGATGGGCGGCGTCGAGATCACCGACTTCGAAACCTGCGCCACGACCGTCGACGGGCTCTACGCCGCGGGTGAGAGCGTAGCTGGCGTCCACGGGGCCAACCGCCTCGGCGGCAACTCGCTCGCCGAGACCGTCGTGTTCGGACAGATCGTCGGGGCGCACCTCGCTGGCAACCTGCCGGAGCGGGTGCAGATCTCGGACGACTGCGTCAACGAAGCCCTCGGCCGCATCCGTCGGCTCGCTGAGTCGGCCGGGCAGCACGAGCCAGAGGCTCTCATCGAGCGCCTGCGCCGCGTGATGTGGGACCACGCGGGGATCATCCGCGACGAGGATGGCCTCATCGAAGGGCTCGCCAAGCTGGAGGCGCTGCGCCGCGACGCCGAGGACCTAAACGTCCAGGCCGCCCCCGGCAACGAGCAGTTCGAGCAGGCGATCAACCTCCACTTCATGATGACCGCCTGCGAGGCCATCCTCCGCAGCGCGCTCGCCCGCACAGAGTCGCGCGGGGCCCATTTCCGCTCGGACTATCCTGACACCGTGAGCGGCTGGCGTAAGAACGTCCAGGTCTGCCGCAGCAGCGACGGCGAGATGGCCCTCGACTCGGCCCCGGCCACGGAGCCGACGCCCAGCGTGCAGCAGGCCCTCAAGGAAGAGCACGAACTCGACTACCACCACCTCGAGTAGGAGGACCTGCCGGCTCCGGCCGGCGACCAGAAAGAGTACGAAGACAGACGGTGCCAGCCCCGACGCGTTCGGGGCTGGCACTGCTCGTTTCTCGGGGCAGGCGAGAGGGTGGGGCCGTCCCTTAGAAAAACATCAGATTTTGTTCATGAGGCAAGCACCCTGAGTCCGTACCCTTTCGGTACCCACACCCGACTCGCGATGCCATGTCCAAGCCTACGCTCGTTGCCGTTCTCCTTTTTCTCTCTGTCGCCGCCCAAGCGCAGGTCACCGCGTTTGACGTGTCGTTCGACGACGAGTTGGTCGGCGGGCCGCCGGAGGTGGTGCCGGGCCTCGGCGGCGAGCGCCCGACCAGCCTGTTCGGCGAGGCCGAGAGCCGGATCGACGTGGTGCCCGTCTTCGGCAGCACCGGGGCTTCGACGGCGGCGGGCAACGTCGCCCGCGTAGACGCGCCTGCGCCGGGCGACTACCACCTGCTCGACTTCGGCCACGCGCTCGTCGCTGGGATCGTCACCGAGGGCGTGGTCCGCGTGGGCTTCGACTTCGCCGCCGAGGGACCAGGCGAGGGATTCGCCTTCCTCCGCCTCTATGACGAGGCGGAGGAGGACATCGGCTCGGTCCGCCTCGGCTTCGACGAAACGGGCTTCGACGTGGGCCTGCTCGACTACGACTCTGCGACGGGCGACTTCCTCGGCGTCGTCTACCCTGCCGTCTCGGACTTCGCCGCCGGGACGTGGCACCGCATCGAGCTGCTCTACGACCTCAGCCAGAACACGCTGCGCGTCGAGGTCGACGGCACCGACGGCGGGGTCGAGGTCGGACTGAGCCGAGCGACGGGGACGGGTGCGCTGGGTGCGTTCTTCAACTGGGGCGGGGCCTATGCCGGGCGCTCGGCCGTCGACAACGTGACTGTCGAGGTGCCGGAGGAGACCGGGCTGCCGCCGGCCCCGGCGGGCTTCCTCGATCTCCTGGAGCCGGAGGCCTACGGCGGCACCGTGCTCCGTCCGGAGAATGGCGACCTGCGCACCCGCGGCCTCGCCTTTCGCAATAGCCTCACCGCTCCGCTCTATTGGGGTCCGGCCTACGACGGCGTGGCGACCTACAGCTTTGTCGTCTCCCCGGATATGGACGAGAGCGACGCCCGCCCGTCGTTCGTCCGCACCGTACCTGTCCAGCGCAACCGCACCTACGAGGTCTCGGCGCTCATCCGGACGGACTTCCCGCGCAGCGACTGGGAGTTCAGCGTGATCGCCTTCGGCGTGGACCCGGACGTGACGAACCTCGAGGGCGGGCGCTACGGCGGGATGCCGGCTCGCACGGAGGGGCCGGACGGCTGGGAGCGCTGGACGTGGCGCTTTACGCCCCACTGGCCGACCGTCGCCGAGATCGAGATCGCCTTCGGGCTCCACGAGTACGGCCCGACCGGGTTCAACGGCGACGTGAGCATCGAGATCGCCGACTTCGCGGTCGTCGAGCTGCCCGAGGCTGACCTCGTGCCCTTCGCGCCGGGCGACGGCGTGACCTTCCCGGGCGGGCCGGGCGCGCTCGCCATGCGCATCGACGGCGTCGAGGACGACGGGACGGTGCTCACCGTCGAGACGCTCGGCGCGGCGTTCGCCTTCGACCGCGCCGCCGGCACCCTCGCTGTCCGGCAGCAGGGCGCCTTCGAGCGCGACCTTGCGCTCGTCACGGGGCTAGACCTGTCCGGCCTCGCGGTGCAGCAGCAGACGGGCGACCTAGCCGTCCTCGTCGGGAGCGCGCTGACGGTCGGGGTGCAGGCCGACGGCGCGGCCATCCTCAGCCCGCACAGCGAGCTCTCGGCGACCGTCGAGAGCCGCCTCGGCGGCGACTTCAACCGGATCGCGCAGGGAGACCTGTTTTCGATGGACGACTTCGGCGGGTTCACGGCGAATGTCCACACACCGCTCGGGACGGGCCGCGTGCCGCGCCTCGCGGGCGTCGGGGCGCTGCCCTTCGCGGGGCTGCCGCCGGACGACCTCGACACGCCGGGCGCGGCGGCCCCGGGCTGGCAGGCCCGCGCCGAGGTCAGCCCCGGCGAGCGCCTCTTCGTGAGCGCCTTCCCGAGCCGGGCCTTCGACTGGGAGCAGTCGTTCGAGTTCGGGTGGAGCCTCGCCGGCTTCGGCGAGCCGCCGGGCGACATCATCGGGCCGGGCTTCGAAAGCGACTGGATCTTGTGGAACGTGAACCAGCGCGCCTGGGCGATGAGCTTCGGGCCCCGCTACGAGCCCCGCGACGACGTGCCCTTCCAGGCGTACGTCGGCCAGGTCGACGCTGCGGGCGACCGGTGGGGGGCCTACTTCAGCCAGTGGTTCTACTTCTCCCGCGACCCCCGGACCTTCGCCGACGAGGTCGCCCGCTGGCGCGACGAGTACGGAATGACCACCGTGTACTCTGACGGCCTGGCGCAGGACGACTGGCTCAGTGCCTACGTGGTGATGCGTCTGCTCCGCGGCGAAGTCTTCCCCGAGGGCTCGGTCATCATCCACGACAGCTTCCCGCAGTCGGGCGTGGCCGCGGCCGCCTTCCGCCCGTTCATCTACACCTACGCCACGGCGACCTACATGGCCGAGAACGCCGAGGTCAGCGCCGGGGCCGACTGGTCGTGGGCGCGCTACGTGACGGGGCAGTTCCGCCGCGCGAATGCCGTCGGCGTCACGAAAGGCGATGGGTGGGTCGGGTTCGAGGGGATCGAGAAGTACCTCGTCGCGCTCGTCTGGGGCGGGCGCGGCAACCCGCAGACGACCGGCTTTGAGGAGACGTACCTCCCGATCCTCGCCGAGCTGGAGACGCTGTGGGAGACCTACGGCGACGACCCCCACTTCTTCGACCGCTACTACCATCCCCGCGCGCAGCAGCTCACCGGCTACGAGATAGGCCGCGCCGGAATGCCGTTCATCGAGCGCCGCGCCGCTGGCCCGGACGCGGTGCGCGTGACGCTGGCGACGTGGACCGAGGGGGCGAGCCTCCGCTACACCACCGACGG includes the following:
- a CDS encoding iron-sulfur cluster assembly accessory protein; this translates as MEGITITDSAASRLHEIAEREGVGGEQFLRVAVVSGGCSGLTYDLGWDTTFGETDQVVGEEPLRVVMDRKSFLYLDGTTLDFSDGLEGQGFHFHNPQASRTCACGESFSL
- a CDS encoding dihydrodipicolinate synthase family protein → MGGSVLPSGILAPNLTPFEDDGRIAEALYVAHAEHLLAQGCAGLIPFGTTGEAASVGLEERMRVLDRLVAAGVPASRLIPGTGLTSLPDTVYLTRHAAELGCAGVLVLPPFYFKSVSDEGLFAYFARLVETVGHPALRVVLYHIPQVAGVGLSVPLVRRLREAFPETVVGIKDSSGDGANTSALLEIGGLTVYPGTELLLPQALAVGSPGCITATANVNAPALVRLARLVHDDPGAADTAFEDVRRVRLAVQAYPPIPAMKALLARRTGDARWRNVRPPLEPLAQVQEEALAERIGEG
- a CDS encoding FlgD immunoglobulin-like domain containing protein, producing MLRLATLAALVAALALPTAAQDATAAQDAPTYSLTLVTDNDAGGNANVVTDDGLVGGSIALFDADGPLDPSEAYLWQDGQIIWQGSLGPSSAGVADINAAGDVAGVAAEAGDGFNGEFRAFFRADGGEPVGMPGLPLQEGFDLVSSSFDLNDAGLVVGNARTDDPAWEGGSFNAYHAVVWTPSSEGTYAVTDLGTIGGGFSRAVGINNAGVIAGAAVPAEGDDIIRAVRWLPNGDGTYTIEDLGVVSPGDTFSEAKEINEKGQIMGERFGPGDELTPVIWEPDGTARRYTNPDGILGCTAEDFNEAAWVVGQCNDLNDPNRIQASVWIDETLFLLRDLVDDSADGWTFQRAVGINNLGWIVGVGQRAGFFDSEGRPENFGFLLKPAEPVASEPGTQDGALAFTAAPNPLGRSGTRLSFTLPDARDASVEVFDVQGRRVRSLEAGALAAGSHTLGWDGRDGAGRLLPSGVYLVRLRAGDETLTSRVTVLR
- a CDS encoding winged helix-turn-helix domain-containing protein, encoding MASDDRLLSTPPFCVAGREVHPPLLEVRRGTEARTLEPKVMGVLCHLARRAGTAVSRRELLDEGWPDTVVGDETLTRCVSELRKAFGDDARAPTVIGTVPRVGYRLLAPVAWLPAEPPAPPDASAAAVPDPSHERPRTVRPGVVFAAAAVLAVLAYSWFAGGFARPSSGEAAPVLPAPPLTSTPGFERSPTLSPDGAWVAYVSGTARTGDLVVLPVREPGAGGEPLRLVTADDLAESPRWSPDGAQIAYIDWIRDPSRWARDPCVLAVVPAFGGPPRVVAPCPGGAARTLDWTADGRALLVGGDEAGTALGLSLVDLASGETRALDYDRPPGAVDDTPRASPDGRRVLFLRAAGAQSVTLSVLDLETGSVTPLATGTQMMAGHDWLSAGGAVYALAQASRSSLWRLATTDGTADPALLAVEDPGVFPDVAGGRLVFERWRVEADLFALDLARPPGPDSLADLVPFAPSTAFDAHPQISPDGRRVAFVSERSGTPQVWVAERDGSRPRAVTDLPGVVGAARWSPDGTRLAFATRGGADADVYVIDGLGEPPRRLASPGWNEAEPAWSADGAWLYVASDRSGQTEVWRLPAGGGEGTQLTFSGAKTPQPSPTGGQLYTMRPGRPGLWQRTGEDGEDEVLLPDLDPRYVYNWAPAADGVVFAHRRPGWSHETLESSASPERPLVVLPRGGVVFTLALSPEGTSAVVSRIGEREVDLAAATLPDAR
- a CDS encoding T9SS type A sorting domain-containing protein, giving the protein MKPFVSIVALCFALSASAQVAPLYTFASPDEQQESLFGSALAAVGDLDGDGVPDVAVSAPDEDAGPAGDAVVDGGQLHVFSGATGLLLRTFVSPNRETDAFFGEGLLPAGDRDGDGTPDVYVSASRETVDGAGGAGRVYLLSGADGTELAAFASPDPQPEGNFGFNLARLGDLTGDGVGEVGVSANGERVNGLPRAGRFHIFDGATDALVRTVAAPDPEVEAGFGYTLDDAGDLDGDGTSDIVTGAPFRTGPTGLDLAGRLYFVSGADGSAIRNVRSPNETALGGFGRYVAGLGDVTGDGVPDVATGANGEPEQGSFAGRAYVVSGATGEAAVTLISPDEQTIGFFGELVEAAPDLDGDGLADLIVSARAEDENAAPQVFIGRVYVFSSDGTLLQTLEPPMPDPDGVQYFGYGIAALGDLDGDGGIEVGVGAWGENPPGSPPFAGRAYVFPVDRTTSAVTPSRVPSPLTLRTVPNPARSSATVAFGLSEPGPVRLVLFDAVGRRVAVLAEGQRGPGSHVVQASLSSLPAGVYVLRLTAGSRAATHRLIVIP